A single region of the Raphanus sativus cultivar WK10039 chromosome 1, ASM80110v3, whole genome shotgun sequence genome encodes:
- the LOC130496191 gene encoding uncharacterized protein LOC130496191, producing the protein MSAKLFFWNVRGINEPDKHRPFVSWLQCHKPLFGAILETHVKEPYLKPLLAHLCPGWSFCSNHSADPDGRIIIIWRDTVRVSVVSQSRQCITCLLTIPNSPPFYYSAVYASNLGEERADLWVELINLEATLNLDAHCWFVGGDFNQILHPNEHSGHDGSGPDTQMYQFQDCLLQAGIFDLRYLGPSHTWSNKQPSDPIAKKLDRLLVNSPSISAFPNATATFLPPLISDHAPCILDLAYTLPIAGTKPFKFPNYLTKHPNFVQLMQCAWIQAGTEFCCKVCRINWLREGDLNTTYFMRICQVRASYNAIRAFMTPSGIWITDPIEMSIHAVSHFGSVLSPSSLPCSRVYSPPDWFLDLTGFRVSAETAQLMLSVPTQSEIQAMFFRLNPNKAPGPDGLTSGFFKGAWSVVGEETTASILHFFASGFLPSTANATILSMVPKFPGATKVSDFRPISCLNTIYKVISRLLVKRLKPMLPSLILPSQTAFVKDRLLLENTNLASELINGYHRNKGKKKITIKVDIAKAFDTLSWDFLFACLTGMDLPPLFISWLRACICTPSFMVGYNGMVNGYFKGKRGLRQGDPLSPYLFVIAMNCLSFMLNKAVVANKLKFHAKCEKAKLTHLSFADDLLIFIDGSIESVQNVLMILREFENRSGLAVSLQKTSFFASGMDQEEIDTIQASTGMSHGSLPFRYLGVPLNSRKLSLANCGVLLQQIKTKFNSWSVKSLSFSGRLLLIKTVISGITTFWCSSFILPNACINKINSMCSTFLWKGDIESRNSARVAWDKVTLTQEQGGLGVKDLYIWNRSCCMRLIWMLFFRPDSVWVSWFKEVILKGSEHNYWTTKPSNSFSWLANKLLKMKNVVYPLICLRLQNGESARFWFDNWSPFGCLYDYLQGATSRLGIPLHATVSSLLRNGVWLLPPARSDNQLQLLSFLTTVNLNDDADYFEWEIQGNTTNRFSTADVYHYLCGSKATVQWASAIWAKKGIPRHDFHGWLVVLDRLPTRDRMLGWGLQVSPLCLLCNSSAESRSHLYMDCNFSYDLWCLAASRCNIQPYRSWTALLDQMMSLTSSRSSNLLTLLVWKSVMYWVWHERNQRLHVGAFRNTDSLFKTIDHQIRNRIQSFRETSPRMASLMMQQWIG; encoded by the exons ATGAGTGCTAAGCTATTTTTTTGGAATGTCCGTGGCATTAATGAGCCGGACAAGCACAGGCCTTTTGTTTCTTGGCTTCAATGCCATAAGCCTTTATTCGGAGCTATTCTCGAAACTCATGTTAAAGAACCTTATTTGAAACCCCTTTTAGCCCATCTTTGCCCTGGCTGGTCCTTCTGTTCTAACCACTCTGCTGATCCTGACGGGCGTATCATCATCATTTGGAGAGATACAGTCAGAGTCAGtgttgtctctcaatctcgacAATGCATCACTTGTTTGCTGACTATCCCTAACTCCCCACCGTTCTACTATTCTGCGGTTTATGCTTCTAATCTTGGTGAAGAGAGAGCAGATTTATGGGTGGAGCTGATAAACCTGGAGGCAACTCTAAATCTGGATGCTCACTGCTGGTTTGTGGGGGGAGACTTTAACCAAATTCTACACCCCAATGAGCATTCTGGACATGATGGATCTGGTCCCGATACTCAAATGTACCAATTCcaagattgccttcttcaagcTGGGATCTTTGATCTTAGATACCTGGGGCCTAGTCATACTTGGTCAAACAAGCAGCCGTCTGATCCTATAGCCAAGAAGCTTGATCGGTTACTTGTCAATAGCCCCTCCATTTCTGCTTTTCCTAACGCCACAGCTACCTTCCTTCCTCCCCTTATCTCTGACCATGCACCCTGTATCCTTGACTTAGCCTATACCTTGCCCATTGCTGGTACCAAACCCTTTAAATTTCCCAACTATCTCACAAAGCACCCCAACTTCGTCCAGCTAATGCAATGTGCCTGGATTCAAGCCGGAACCGAAT TTTGTTGCAAAGTGTGCAG GATAAATTGGCTTAGAGAAGGGGATCTCAATACTACTTACTTTATGCGGATCTGTCAAGTCAGGGCTAGCTATAACGCTATTCGAGCTTTCATGACTCCCTCAGGCATCTGGATAACAGACCCAATAGAGATGAGTATTCATGCTGTGTCGCACTTTGGTTCTGTCCTTTCTCCGTCCTCTCTCCCTTGCTCAAGAGTTTACTCGCCACCAGACTGGTTTTTGGACTTGACTGGATTTCGCGTTTCTGCAGAAACTGCTCAGCTTATGCTCTCTGTGCCAACACAATCCGAGATTCAGGCAATGTTTTTCAGGCTTAATCCTAATAAGGCTCCAGGGCCAGATGGTCTAACCTCAGGGTTCTTCAAGGGAGCATGGTCAGTTGTTGGTGAGGAAACTACTGCGTCTATATTGCACTTCTTTGCCTCAGGTTTTCTTCCCTCAACGGCCAATGCCACCATCTTGTCTATGGTACCTAAGTTTCCAGGGGCAACAAAAGTATCAGACTTCAGGCCGATCTCCTGTCTCAATACCATTTATAAAGTAATCTCTAGACTTTTGGTAAAGCGCCTAAAGCCTATGCTACCTAGCTTAATTCTTCCTAGTCAAACGGCGTTTGTAAAGGACAGGCTGCTTCTTGAGAACACAAATCTTGCGAGTGAACTTATTAATGGCTACCATCGAAACAAAGGGAAGAAGAAAATTACCATCAAAGTTGACATTGCAAAGGCCTTTGATACACTGTCGTGGGATTTCCTGTTTGCTTGTCTGACGGGTATGGACCTTCCACCGCTATTCATCTCCTGGCTTCGTGCCTGTATCTGTACGCCAAGTTTCATGGTTGGTTATAACGGAATGGTAAATGGTTATTTCAAGGGTAAGAGAGGCTTGAGGCAAGGTGATCCGCTGTCACCTTATTTGTTTGTTATAGCAATGAATTGTCTATCTTTTATGCTAAATAAGGCGGTAGTAGCAAACAAGCTCAAGTTTCATGCAAAATGTGAGAAAGCAAAGTTGACGCACCTTTCATTCGCGGATGACCTCCTGATCTTCATCGACGGTTCGATTGAGTCTGTCCAAAACGTTCTCATGATCCTCCGTGAATTTGAGAACAGGTCAGGCCTCGCTGTGAGTCTCCAAAAGACATCCTTCTTTGCCTCAGGAATGGACCAGGAAGAAATTGATACGATTCAAGCCTCAACAGGAATGTCTCACGGTTCACTTCCTTTCCGCTACCTTGGAGTCCCTCTCAACTCGAGGAAGCTCTCTCTGGCCAACTGTGGGGTATTACTGCAGCAAATCAAAACTAAGTTCAACTCTTGGTCGGtaaaatctctctctttctcgggtcgcttacttttaataaaaacggTGATCTCCGGCATTACTACATTCTGGTGCTCTTCTTTCATTCTGCCAAACGCCTGCATCAACAAAATCAACTCAATGTGTAGTACTTTCTTGTGGAAGGGGGATATTGAGTCTAGGAATTCGGCCAGAGTGGCTTGGGACAAAGTTACGCTTACCCAAGAACAGGGAGGACTGGGTGTTAAGGATCTCTACATATGGAACCGTTCTTGTTGCATGAGACTAATCTGGATGCTATTCTTCCGGCCTGACTCGGTGTGGGTTTCCTGGTTCAAAGAAGTCATACTCAAAGGCTCAGAGCACAACTACTGGACAACCAAACCAAGCAACTCTTTCTCTTGGTTggcaaataaattattaaagatGAAAAATGTTGTGTATCCACTTATCTGTCTTCGATTGCAGAATGGAGAATCGGCTAGGTTCTGGTTTGATAATTGGTCCCCGTTTGGGTGCCTCTATGACTACTTGCAAGGTGCTACATCTCGACTAGGGATCCCACTCCACGCCACGGTCTCGTCTCTCCTCAGGAACGGGGTCTGGCTCCTCCCTCCAGCACGCTCCGACAACCAGCTACAGCTTCTCTCCTTCCTGACAACAGTTAATCTTAATGATGATGCGGACTACTTTGAATGGGAAATACAAGGGAACACAACTAACCGATTCTCTACGGCTGATGTTTATCACTATCTATGTGGAAGTAAAGCGACAGTGCAGTGGGCATCGGCGATTTGGGCGAAGAAAGGCATCCCAAGGCATGACTTCCATGGATGGCTCGTAGTCCTTGATCGTCTACCTACTCGGGATCGGATGTTGGGATGGGGGCTGCAAGTAAGTCCTCTCTGCCTGCTCTGCAACTCCTCTGCTGAATCACGATCTCATCTCTACATGGATTGCAACTTTAGTTATGACCTTTGGTGCCTTGCTGCTTCTCGATGCAACATCCAACCGTATCGCTCTTGGACAGCTCTACTTGACCAGATGATGTCTCTAACTTCTTCTCGATCATCGAACCTCCTCACGCTACTTGTGTGGAAATCGGTGATGTATTGGGTCTGGCATGAAAGAAACCAGAGACTGCATGTAGGAGCTTTTAGGAACACAGACTCTCTGTTTAAAACTATAGACCACCAAATCAGGAATCGCattcagagctttagagagacaAGTCCCAGGATGGCTTCCCTGATGATGCAACAATGGATTGGCTGA